A stretch of Lathyrus oleraceus cultivar Zhongwan6 chromosome 6, CAAS_Psat_ZW6_1.0, whole genome shotgun sequence DNA encodes these proteins:
- the LOC127096734 gene encoding putative F-box protein At3g16210, with protein sequence MEKYAAARNEKVRNFIPDDLAFSILSNLSLKPLKRFECVCKSWNLLFENPYFISLYQKKFLSNNQLYYDDKSLLIHQTMYDDDGKFILRSLSGERFEKMDKLNWPNPFKEDDPGFEICGSSSINGIFCLICYSQPNIRVVLWNPATGEFKVVPNSPIEIVPYMNIDIIGHGFGYDCVGDDYKVIRRVLCSPKIDDYIMSSKDISYDPFWETYNLKSNTWKKLEFNYPVNYEKDGVFLAGVFHWWGENIFFNINDDEEEEEAAYLLSFNLNTEVFTMTGLPLEDNTSDFEYMCRDLMVLNGSIALLSNYSNVETYPSNDNFYIYILGELGVKDSWFKLFTIQPLPCIDFPIGAGKKGDILFIKEDGKLAYFDLTTEMIEELGFVGDTFRGKTIIYKEDLLPIGEINK encoded by the coding sequence ATGGAGAAATATGCGGCTGCAAGAAATGAAAAGGTTAGAAATTTTATACCCGATGATCTTGCCTTCTCTATTCTATCAAATTTATCTCTAAAACCTTTGAAACGCTTTGAGTGTGTATGCAAATCATGGAACCTTTTGTTCGAAAACCCTTATTTCATAAGTTTGTATCAGAAAAAATTCTTATCCAATAATCAATTGTACTATGATGATAAGTCTCTCCTCATACATCAGACTATGTATGACGATGATGGTAAATTTATATTGCGTTCTCTTTCTGGTGAGAGATTTGAGAAAATGGATAAACTAAATTGGCCAAATCCATTTAAAGAGGACGACCCTGGATTTGAAATTTGTGGATCTAGTAGTATTAATGGGATTTTTTGCTTAATTTGTTACTCCCAACCCAATATAAGAGTTGTATTGTGGAATCCTGCTACAGGAGAATTCAAAGTTGTTCCTAACAGCCCTATTGAGATTGTACCATATATGAATATTGATATTATTGGGCATGGTTTTGGTTATGATTGTGTTGGAGATGATTATAAGGTGATTCGAAGGGTATTGTGCTCTCCAAAAATAGACGATTATATAATGTCATCAAAAGATATATCTTACGATCCATTTTGGGAGACATATAACCTAAAAAGTAACACATGGAAGAAACTTGAATTTAATTACCCTGTAAATTATGAAAAAGATGGAGTTTTCTTAGCTGGAGTGTTTCACTGGTGGGGGGAGAACATATTTTTTAATATcaatgatgatgaagaagaagaagaagcagCATATCTTTTGTCATTTAACCTAAACACTGAGGTGTTCACTATGACAGGTTTGCCTTTAGAAGATAATACTTCTGATTTTGAGTATATGTGCAGAGACTTGATGGTGTTAAATGGATCCATTGCTTTGTTATCAAATTATTCTAATGTGGAAACTTACCCAAGTAATGATAATTTCTATATATATATTTTGGGTGAACTTGGTGTGAAAGACTCGTGGTTTAAACTCTTTACTATTCAACCTTTACCTTGTATTGATTTTCCTATTGGAGCTGGAAAGAAAGGAGATATACTATTTATAAAAGAAGATGGAAAACTAGCCTATTTTGATTTAACTACAGAGATGATCGAGGAACTCGGTTTTGTAGGAGATACATTTAGGGGCAAGACTATAATTTATAAAGAAGATCTTCTTCCAATTGGAGAAATAAATAAGTAG